The stretch of DNA CGTCCACACGGCGAGGCTATTTCATAAGTTAGACTCGGGTCAACTATGCCCGAACACGGAAAATGATTGCAAATGGCTGAGATAACGAAGGCGCCGGTTGCTGACCAGGGTCAGCGTCGTGCTTCCTTTCAGCAGGCCCGCTCGCACGAGACCAAACGGTCGCTGGTGCAAGCCGCAATGGCGCTGTGGCGGGCCAACGGGTATTCGCGCACGACGGTGGCCGATATCTGCCGGGCTGCGGGTGTTTCGAAGGCGTTGTTCTACTTCTATTTCCCTCGCAAAGAGGACGTGCTGTTCGAAGTCGGGGTCCTCTCGACGGACGTCGCACACGGGGTGGCCACCGAGCTGCTTGGCAAGCCGTATGAGGTGCCCGCCGTCATCACGGCCGTACTGGCGACCATCGAGGACAGCATGCGACGCAGCACCCCGGAGCTCGTCATCGAGGCGATCCTCGAGGGCTACCGCCAGGCCCTGTCCGGCCATGACCACCTGGAGCGGACGTCGCTGATCTTTGCGGAGGTGTTCGAGCGGGCAAAGCAGGACGGCAAGCTGCCGAAGCATTTCGACGTCGCCCACGTCGCGAACGTCGCGCAGTCGATGGTGAGCGAAGGCGCCCGGCACTGGGCGGCGGGCACATACGGAAAGCGCCCGTTCGCCGAGGTCGTTGGCCGCGACATCGCGGCTCTGGTCGAGGGCTACCGTCAGCCGTAGCGCCGACATGTTCTCTCTAGACGAGAATGGCATTTCCGGTTATCGTCAACGACGTGTCACCATTGCAGATTGCGCTCGCGCCGGAGATCTCGACCTGGCCCGACGAGAACCCTCAGCTCATCGGTAGCACCTGCGGCAAATGCGGGGCAACCGTCTTTCCCGTTCAACAGTGGTGCCCCAAGTGCAGCGCCGGTGAGATGTCCGACGTGTTGCTACCGCGGCGCGGCACCCTCGTCGCCTGGACCACCCAGGGTTTCCCGCCCGGGGCGCCCTACAAGGGTCCGACCGGTAAGGACTTCGTCCCGTTCGGCGTCGGGTTGGTGCAACTCGGCCTGCAAGAGGAGGCCGTCATCCGGGTCGAGGGCCGGCTCACCGAAAACGACCCAGCCAAGCTTGCATTCGGTCAGGAAGTCGAACTGACCATGATCCCGTTCACCACCGACGAAGATGGCAACGAGGTCGTCACGTTCGCCTTCCAGCCGGTCTAGAGAGGAATACCGACGATGACCAACGACGTCGCCATCATCGGCGTGGGCCTACACCCGTTCGGACGCTTCGACAAGACCGCCATGGAGATGGGCGCCGACGCGATCCAGGCCGCGCTCTCCGACGCAGGTGTGCAGTGGAAGGACATCCAGTTCGGCTTCGGCGGCAGCCATGAGGTCTCCAACCCCGACGCGGTCACGCGCCTCGTCGGCCTGACCGGCATCACTTTCACTAATGTGTTCAACGCCTGCGCCACGGCCGCGTCCGCGATCCAGCAGACGGCGGACACCATCCGGCTCGGCAAGTACGACATCGGCATCGCGATCGGATTGGACAAGCACCCGCGCGGCGCGTTCACCGACGACCCGGCGAAGCTCGCGCTGCCGCAGTGGTACGCGGAAAACGGCCAGTTCGTCACCACCAAGTTCTTCGGGATGAAGGCCAACCACTACATCCACAAGCACGGCATCTCGCAGGCGACGCTGGCGAAGGTGGCCGCCAAGAACTTCCGCAATGGTGAGAAGAACCCTAATGCGTTCCGCCGCAAGCCGATTTCCGAGGAAGAGATCCTCAACTCGACCGTGCTGAACTACCCGCTGACGCAGTACATGTTCTGCGCGCCCGACGAGGGCGCGGCGGCGGTGATCATGTGCCGCGGCGACATCGCACACAAGTTCACCGATAAGCCGGTCTATGTGCGGGCCACCGAGATCCGCACGCGCACGTTCGGCGCCTACGAGGTGCACGCGACGTCCGCGCCGCTCGATGAAGATCCCTCGCCGACAGTGTTCGCGGCCAAGGCCGCTTACGAGGCCGCGGGCATCGGGCCCGAGGACGTCGACGTCGCCCAGCTGCAGGACACCGACGCCGGCGCCGAGGTCATCCATATGGCCGAGACCGGCCTGTGCGCGGACGGTGAGCAGGAGAAGCTCCTCGCCGACGGCGCCACCGAGATCCACGGGTCGATGCCGATCAACACCGACGGTGGGCTGATCGCCAACGGCGAGCCGATCGGCGCTTCGGGCCTGCGCCAGGTGCATGAACTCGTGCGCCAACTGCGCGGCGAGGCAGGCGATCGGCAGGTGCCCGGCGAGCCGCAGGTCGGACTCGCGCAGGTCTATGGCGCCCCCGGCACCGCGTCGGCAACGATACTGAGCCTGTAATCCCTCATTCGGAACCCCGGTGCGGAAACAACGTTCTAAGATCTCGGAAATGATGTTTTCGCCTGCGCCCAGATGGACCAGGCCGTTGCTCGGCGTCATGTCGGCGACGGCGCTGGCAGCTGCCTATCTGCTCTCGGCAGCTTCGACCGCGGCCGCAGACGACGACGCGCCACCGCCACCCCCACTGCACAACGTTCACTACACGATCTGGGCGGAGCAGCCCTTCACCGTCAACATCTATTACCGCGACACGGACCCGCCGAACTGGGCCGACTACAGCCACAACCCCTATCAGTTCAGCCCGAAGGTCGAGGCCGACGTCGGCCCGAGTCAGCAGTGGAACCTCGACGTCGGACTGGTGAACCCCGACGAGTGGGCGATGGTGGTTGCGGGCACGGGCGGAGAGTCGGCGAAGAGCCCCAACATCCACTGCGCATTAGCAGTCGACGGCGTGATCGTGAAGACCAATCAAGGGCCGAAGGGCGCGCTCTGCTCGCTGCGCAACTGGTGATCGTCGGCCGGCAGAGGTTCCCCCTCGAGCTTGCGTAGCCAGTCCTCGCAGAACTTGAACG from Mycobacterium sp. JS623 encodes:
- a CDS encoding TetR/AcrR family transcriptional regulator; translated protein: MAEITKAPVADQGQRRASFQQARSHETKRSLVQAAMALWRANGYSRTTVADICRAAGVSKALFYFYFPRKEDVLFEVGVLSTDVAHGVATELLGKPYEVPAVITAVLATIEDSMRRSTPELVIEAILEGYRQALSGHDHLERTSLIFAEVFERAKQDGKLPKHFDVAHVANVAQSMVSEGARHWAAGTYGKRPFAEVVGRDIAALVEGYRQP
- a CDS encoding thiolase family protein, which gives rise to MTNDVAIIGVGLHPFGRFDKTAMEMGADAIQAALSDAGVQWKDIQFGFGGSHEVSNPDAVTRLVGLTGITFTNVFNACATAASAIQQTADTIRLGKYDIGIAIGLDKHPRGAFTDDPAKLALPQWYAENGQFVTTKFFGMKANHYIHKHGISQATLAKVAAKNFRNGEKNPNAFRRKPISEEEILNSTVLNYPLTQYMFCAPDEGAAAVIMCRGDIAHKFTDKPVYVRATEIRTRTFGAYEVHATSAPLDEDPSPTVFAAKAAYEAAGIGPEDVDVAQLQDTDAGAEVIHMAETGLCADGEQEKLLADGATEIHGSMPINTDGGLIANGEPIGASGLRQVHELVRQLRGEAGDRQVPGEPQVGLAQVYGAPGTASATILSL
- a CDS encoding Zn-ribbon domain-containing OB-fold protein; this translates as MAFPVIVNDVSPLQIALAPEISTWPDENPQLIGSTCGKCGATVFPVQQWCPKCSAGEMSDVLLPRRGTLVAWTTQGFPPGAPYKGPTGKDFVPFGVGLVQLGLQEEAVIRVEGRLTENDPAKLAFGQEVELTMIPFTTDEDGNEVVTFAFQPV